In Fundidesulfovibrio soli, a single genomic region encodes these proteins:
- a CDS encoding glycosyltransferase family 2 protein — protein MTAGTTPFAQIPALPPALEDARLTNAGIAPPKVTVLVTSYNYAPYVLECLRSVARQTYPEWECVVVDDRSTDGSAEIIEAFAASEESRGRFRMVRRTENGGQMEAFKDGLALATGALVVLLDADDVLLEDFLEAHVRAHLGRRPVAFTSSNQYQIDGAGRVLSAEHLDHQSKGFYRLVSRTTFQRGFWVWATASSMMYRADVLRLILEHQPRTFRICADYYVAHFANLIGCSLLIPSIHGCYRRHGENNFGSNPVLGALNSVGCMSKHPPHPEFRKAIIEHVLANSARFLPILGGPGLRVLVWKVATLKAFGEVLRKRPDLFPGPAWKAWAGYLRFRISRWRRDRSPWPDKLEIIAPEEAEPGRPAP, from the coding sequence ATGACCGCCGGCACGACGCCCTTCGCCCAGATCCCCGCCCTGCCCCCCGCCTTGGAGGACGCCCGCCTCACCAACGCCGGGATCGCCCCGCCCAAGGTCACCGTGCTGGTGACCAGCTACAACTACGCGCCCTACGTGCTGGAGTGCCTGCGCTCCGTGGCCCGCCAGACCTACCCCGAGTGGGAGTGCGTGGTGGTGGACGACCGCTCCACGGACGGCTCGGCGGAGATCATCGAGGCCTTCGCGGCATCGGAGGAATCTCGCGGCCGTTTCCGGATGGTGCGCCGCACCGAGAACGGCGGGCAGATGGAGGCCTTCAAGGACGGCCTGGCCCTGGCCACGGGAGCCCTGGTGGTGCTGCTGGACGCGGACGACGTGCTCCTGGAGGATTTCCTGGAGGCCCACGTGCGCGCCCACCTGGGGCGCAGGCCCGTGGCCTTCACCAGCTCCAACCAGTACCAGATCGACGGGGCCGGGCGCGTGCTCAGCGCCGAGCACCTGGACCACCAGTCCAAGGGGTTCTATCGCCTGGTCTCGCGCACCACGTTCCAGCGGGGCTTCTGGGTCTGGGCCACGGCCAGCTCCATGATGTACCGCGCCGACGTGCTGCGCCTGATCCTGGAGCATCAGCCCCGCACCTTCCGCATCTGCGCGGACTACTACGTGGCCCATTTCGCCAACCTCATCGGCTGCTCCCTGCTCATCCCGTCCATCCACGGCTGCTACCGCCGCCATGGGGAGAACAACTTCGGCTCCAACCCGGTGCTGGGCGCGCTCAACTCCGTGGGCTGCATGAGCAAGCACCCGCCCCACCCCGAGTTCCGCAAGGCCATCATCGAGCACGTGCTGGCCAACAGCGCGCGCTTCCTGCCCATCCTGGGCGGGCCGGGGCTTCGGGTGCTGGTGTGGAAGGTGGCGACGCTCAAGGCGTTCGGCGAGGTGCTGCGCAAACGGCCGGACCTGTTCCCCGGCCCGGCCTGGAAGGCCTGGGCGGGCTATCTGCGTTTCAGGATTTCGCGCTGGCGGCGCGACAGGTCGCCCTGGCCCGACAAGCTGGAGATCATCGCGCCGGAAGAGGCGGAACCTGGGCGGCCAGCCCCCTGA
- a CDS encoding radical SAM protein produces the protein MSLTPHHMLHTPGQPALSGVLDLGLRCVHSCRFCYYSFHGGAVEQFAPLRGAPLRSAEDCREILTLFKEQGFVRFDVTGGEPTLHPELTAIIRHGCAELGLAGRVITLGQLLARPGAACGKYLLDDLLDAGLTDFLFSLHAADEDSFKDFTGGSLKRQLRAMRELDRRGVQYGANTVVFSGSAPLLPDIARLAASRGVWAHNFILFNAYHEWSATGRAAGVQAPYRDIAPKLAEAVEILTEAGVAVNIRFAPLCAFPGLERHVVGVLGLPFDPSEWRNRACNIEREPAYCAKAIELPADGVRPEHAVSPLDEALQHGVRATGQRGKRFKLFAGPCASCAARPACDGLDPAYLERYGDAELRPFAEAALSGPLLRARLDYAPAFAVKLAQQADMRAFVRGLAAQVPPLPAR, from the coding sequence GTGAGCCTTACGCCGCACCACATGCTCCACACGCCGGGCCAGCCCGCGCTTTCCGGCGTGCTTGATCTGGGGCTGCGCTGCGTGCACTCCTGCCGCTTCTGCTACTACTCCTTCCACGGGGGGGCGGTGGAGCAGTTCGCGCCCCTGCGCGGCGCGCCGCTGCGTTCCGCCGAGGACTGCCGCGAAATCCTCACGCTCTTCAAGGAGCAGGGCTTCGTGCGCTTCGACGTCACCGGGGGCGAGCCCACCCTGCACCCGGAGCTGACCGCCATCATCCGCCACGGGTGCGCCGAACTGGGCCTGGCCGGGCGGGTCATCACCCTGGGCCAGCTGCTGGCGCGGCCCGGCGCGGCCTGCGGCAAGTACCTGCTTGACGACCTGCTGGACGCCGGGCTCACGGACTTCCTGTTCTCTCTCCACGCCGCGGACGAGGACTCCTTCAAGGACTTCACCGGCGGCAGCCTCAAGCGCCAGCTGCGGGCCATGCGCGAGCTGGACCGCCGGGGCGTGCAGTACGGGGCCAACACCGTGGTCTTCAGCGGCAGCGCGCCGCTTTTGCCCGACATCGCCAGGCTGGCGGCCTCTCGCGGGGTCTGGGCGCACAATTTCATCCTGTTCAATGCCTACCACGAGTGGTCCGCGACTGGACGCGCCGCCGGGGTGCAGGCCCCCTACCGCGACATCGCCCCGAAGCTGGCCGAAGCCGTGGAGATCCTCACGGAGGCGGGTGTTGCAGTGAACATCCGCTTCGCTCCGCTGTGCGCCTTCCCGGGGCTTGAGCGCCACGTGGTGGGCGTGCTGGGCCTGCCCTTCGACCCCAGCGAGTGGCGCAACCGGGCCTGCAACATCGAGCGCGAGCCCGCCTACTGCGCCAAGGCCATCGAGCTGCCAGCCGACGGCGTGCGCCCGGAGCACGCCGTCTCCCCCCTGGACGAGGCGCTGCAGCACGGGGTGCGCGCCACGGGCCAGCGCGGCAAACGCTTCAAGCTCTTCGCCGGGCCGTGCGCGTCCTGCGCCGCCCGCCCAGCCTGCGACGGGTTGGACCCCGCCTACCTTGAGCGGTACGGCGACGCCGAACTGCGCCCCTTCGCCGAGGCGGCGCTCTCCGGGCCGCTGCTACGCGCGCGCCTGGACTACGCCCCGGCCTTCGCCGTGAAGCTGGCCCAGCAGGCGGACATGCGCGCCTTCGTCAGGGGGCTGGCCGCCCAGGTTCCGCCTCTTCCGGCGCGATGA